GCGAACAATTTTCCATTTGGAAATTTGTTCGCTTTTGCCTGCTCATAGATAATTTATTATGATTTTAAGGACCGTAGTGCCAAGGCGGAGCAATCGTAGGCCAGATGGGGCTCAGCCGTGCAAACAACACAGCGACGGTTTGTTGTTAGGCGACTTCGAGACCGGTCTTTGGGCTCGAAGCGCCGTCACAGCGTTCCAGCCCCAGCTGGCCGGAGATTGCGGAGTTTGGCACGGCAAGGAAATTTTGGCCTAGCATCTTCCTACGATTATTCGGAATTTAATGAATCACAAGTTCTATGAGGGTAAGATGGCTCACCCTCTTCCGCATACAGGTGATTTTTAATTACTTCTGGTGTCCTTCTTCAGGCAGCAAGATAGTTTGACTCTCGCCGTCGTCGTAAGCCATGACTGTGTCGGGAAAACTGGGATCATACGGGAATGGCAGATCAACTGACATCTCCGTTGCCGCGCCACTTTCACTAAAATGAACGGTCAGCTTCCCCTGATTATTCTGCAGATCGAAACGTAACAAGTTATTTAGCGGAACAACCCCTTGCAGATTTCGATCGATGATCATCCAAATGCTATCAATGATTTCACCTGGCAGATTCGAGATGACGCCAAAAGTCGCGAACCGACTGTGATTTGTCTCAAACATACACGCGATCTCCTTCCTTCAGTCTTGCGTGGCAATATCCGCAAATTGTGCATCAACAAATTGCGCCAAAATTTTAGGATCAATGCCAACTGAGCGACCCACTTTACCGGCGGAAACAATGATCGTTGCCTGGTCCTCAGCCTCTTGACTGATAAAAATAGGATACTTATGCCGTTCGTGAATGCCAATAGGTGTGTTAGCACCATGCTCGTAACCTGTGGTTTTCATGAGATCCTTCAGCGGCACCATGCCCACTTTGCGGTTACCAGAGACCTTGCTTAGTTTTTTATAATCAACATGCCGATCGAGCGGCACGACGCCGACCACCGGACCAGTTTTGTTGCCGGTCAAGACCAGCGTTTTATAAATCTGATGTTCTGGCACATCCAGATGGTCAATTGTCAGCTGAGCAACATCGCCCACCTCTTCAGTCGGAAATTCGTAAGGCACATAAGCGATCCCCGCTTTGTCCAACATTTTTTCGACCAAGGTCTTTTCAACCTTATTGTGATGTTTAGCCATCGCGATCCCCCCCTAAACGCGATCACAGTCGCAGCAATCTGCGTGTAAGAACCTCGAGTGCGATGAGCCCAAACCCGGTCATCACGCCTTAGGCCACTTACACGCCGGTTTCTAAGCGCGACTGCTCACGCTCTTGCTTAAATGCGCCACCTTGCGTAGCCAACCTACATGCATGTAAGGACCTTGGTCGCAATGGTCAAAAGACGGCCATCACGCCCAAGGCCGCTTACACGCCAGCTGCTAACCGCACTGGCTCACGCTCTGTCTTACGTTAATCCCGATGCCACTTAAAATACTAGGGCATTTTGACTGAAAATACCACTATCATGCGCCAGTGTATGACATCAGCGTGAACATGTCATAGTCTTTGATCTTGTCGCGGCCGTGCAAGTCGCTTAGCTCAATCAAAAAGGCGGTGCCGACAACGATGCCGCCAAGCTGTTCGACCAAGCGAATCGTAGCAGCAATCGTGCCGCCAGTGGCCAACAGATCGTCGCAAACTAGGACACGTTGGCCAGGTTTAATCGCATCTTTATGCAAGTATAAGGTGGCTTCGCCATATTCAAGATCGTAGCTGGCTTTAACGGTTGGCCGTGGCAACTTCCCTTTTTTCCGCGCCGGAGCAAAGCCAATACCCAGCTTGTACGCCACTGGACAGCCAACAATGAATCCGCGTGCTTCTGGGCCGACGATCATTTCAACGCCTTTGTCCTGTGCGTAAGCAGCAATTTCATCTGTCGCTGCAGCATAGGCTTTGCCATCTGCCATCAAAGGTGAAATATCACGAAAAATAATCCCTGGTTCAGGGTAATCCTGCACACTGGCAATGTAATCTTTAAAGTTGATGGTCATGATTCTACCTCACTGTCTGAATGCTCCGTCAGCAACATGGTTTCAAGCTGAGCGCGCGGCATGGTCTGTAACTGTTGCGCCAGATCTAGAAAGGCTGTGCGCGCGGCATAAGCCTTCGCCGTTTGCAGCGGCTTTTTCGCCGGGGCTGTGACTGGAGAAATAAAAGCACCCTCTATTGTAACAAAATCGAGTTCAAAAAACACCTGAACCGCCAAGATCACTTGATGGACAGTTAAATGGACCGCCTTAGCAATCGCTGGAATGTGATGCTTGTCGAACCCAGGATGGGCCTTCAGAAAACGCAACACGGCCCCAAATTCTGCCCGCGTCGGCATAGCAACCAAGCGGCTTGGTGCGCCGTAAAACATGACGGCAACAGGTGGCTGCACATACTGCATCACCTGATGCAACGCGGCAGCATCTTTTGGCAAGTCGACTAAAACTGCATTCGCTAAAGGCGCTTGAACCTGAGCAGCGATGGTCGTTGGCCCACCAAAGGAAAATTGCCGCTCAAACTGTTGCTTTACTTTCGCATCAAAAAACACATACGTGCGGCTGGCTTTGAACTGGCCGCCGTCAATCGTTGGCATTCGCCAGTCAATGACTTGCGGCTGTTTGACTTCATAGTCTTTCAACATGAGTTGTAGACTGGTATGACCTTGCCAAGTGTTTTGATCCAGCTGAACTGCCAATTTAACGGCCTGTGCCGTTGCCAGTGTTTCCGCAGCATCACCATAGCCAAAACCAATCACATTGATGCCTTGGTCGATTTGAAAACGCAGGTGATTGTTTTCTTTACCAATCTGTTTCACATTTTGGATAACTTGCGGGCGTACTGAGAAAACCGGTTCGGGATTGCCTTGACCAAACGGTGCCAACTGACGGATCAATTGATAGTGATCCAATGTCAAATCAGCATCTTCCAGCCTCGTGGTGATAGGCAATGTTGGTTTCGGAACAGTTTTCAGCATTGTTGCCGCAGCCGCCTCCATCTGTGCATGAATCGCTGGTAAATCCGTTGTTTTAGCTGTGAGACCGACAGCCATATGATGGCCGCCAAAATGGACCATGTGTTCCTTTGCTGGCTCTAAAGCTTTGAAAAGATGATAAGCCTCAATCGAGCGACCTGAGCCTTTGGCAGTTTCGCCATCATCTGCAATGTTCATAATTAACGTTGGCTTGCCTGTTGCTTCGACAACCTTGCTGGCCACAATCCCGACGACCCCTTCATGCCAACCTTTGCTGGCCAGCAATAATGTTTTGGCCGCTTGGTTTTCCGGCGCCTGTGCCATCGTCAAAGCTTCCTGAGCGATCTTTGCAACTAATCCTTGTCGTTCCTGATTTAGCTTGCCGACTTGTTCGGCTAACTCAGCAGCTACGTCATCCTCAAATGTCGTCAGCAACGTTACGCCGGGATTCGCGTCGCCCATCCGCCCAAGTGCATTCAACCGCGGTCCGATGACAAAACCGACCGTTGTTTCATTCACAGTTTCCGGGGCAACACCGGCTTCCTTTAAAATAGCCGCAAGCCCGACCCGTGGCTGAGTCTGGATCATTTTGAGTCCTAATTGCGCAATCACCCGGTTTTCATCGGTTAAGCTGACCAGATCAGCAATGGTACCCAAAGCTGCCAAGTCAACGCTTTCTAACGGTGGTTCGCCTAATAAGGCCGTTGCAACCTTAAAGGCAACGCCAGCCCCAGAAAGATCACCGAACGGATAATCGCCATCTGGATGCCGTGGATGAACAACGGCCACCGCATGCGGCAACTTTGCTGGCAACTCGTGATGATCGGTCACCACCACATCCATGCCTGCAGCCTGTGCCGGATCGATGACTGCGGCACCAGCCACACCGTTATCAACGGTGATTACCAACTGTGTGCCAGTTTTTTGCAAATAAGCATAAACTTCGGCATTCGGCCCATAACCATCGGTGAAGCGATCAGGAATAAACACATCCGGATCGGCGCCCAGACTTTGCAAGGTCTCAAGCATGATGGCACTGCTGGTCAACCCATCAACATCGTAATCGCC
This genomic window from Lacticaseibacillus paracasei subsp. paracasei contains:
- a CDS encoding DUF960 domain-containing protein, with amino-acid sequence MFETNHSRFATFGVISNLPGEIIDSIWMIIDRNLQGVVPLNNLLRFDLQNNQGKLTVHFSESGAATEMSVDLPFPYDPSFPDTVMAYDDGESQTILLPEEGHQK
- the ybaK gene encoding Cys-tRNA(Pro) deacylase → MAKHHNKVEKTLVEKMLDKAGIAYVPYEFPTEEVGDVAQLTIDHLDVPEHQIYKTLVLTGNKTGPVVGVVPLDRHVDYKKLSKVSGNRKVGMVPLKDLMKTTGYEHGANTPIGIHERHKYPIFISQEAEDQATIIVSAGKVGRSVGIDPKILAQFVDAQFADIATQD
- a CDS encoding adenine phosphoribosyltransferase produces the protein MTINFKDYIASVQDYPEPGIIFRDISPLMADGKAYAAATDEIAAYAQDKGVEMIVGPEARGFIVGCPVAYKLGIGFAPARKKGKLPRPTVKASYDLEYGEATLYLHKDAIKPGQRVLVCDDLLATGGTIAATIRLVEQLGGIVVGTAFLIELSDLHGRDKIKDYDMFTLMSYTGA
- the recJ gene encoding single-stranded-DNA-specific exonuclease RecJ, with amino-acid sequence MTQYQWQLAPQPAAADEHALSETLNVPPFLATLLLQRGINDQADYDAFVHPDTSRLHDPFALHDMDKAVARILKAIEQNEKITIYGDYDVDGLTSSAIMLETLQSLGADPDVFIPDRFTDGYGPNAEVYAYLQKTGTQLVITVDNGVAGAAVIDPAQAAGMDVVVTDHHELPAKLPHAVAVVHPRHPDGDYPFGDLSGAGVAFKVATALLGEPPLESVDLAALGTIADLVSLTDENRVIAQLGLKMIQTQPRVGLAAILKEAGVAPETVNETTVGFVIGPRLNALGRMGDANPGVTLLTTFEDDVAAELAEQVGKLNQERQGLVAKIAQEALTMAQAPENQAAKTLLLASKGWHEGVVGIVASKVVEATGKPTLIMNIADDGETAKGSGRSIEAYHLFKALEPAKEHMVHFGGHHMAVGLTAKTTDLPAIHAQMEAAAATMLKTVPKPTLPITTRLEDADLTLDHYQLIRQLAPFGQGNPEPVFSVRPQVIQNVKQIGKENNHLRFQIDQGINVIGFGYGDAAETLATAQAVKLAVQLDQNTWQGHTSLQLMLKDYEVKQPQVIDWRMPTIDGGQFKASRTYVFFDAKVKQQFERQFSFGGPTTIAAQVQAPLANAVLVDLPKDAAALHQVMQYVQPPVAVMFYGAPSRLVAMPTRAEFGAVLRFLKAHPGFDKHHIPAIAKAVHLTVHQVILAVQVFFELDFVTIEGAFISPVTAPAKKPLQTAKAYAARTAFLDLAQQLQTMPRAQLETMLLTEHSDSEVES